In Nonomuraea muscovyensis, one genomic interval encodes:
- a CDS encoding WecB/TagA/CpsF family glycosyltransferase, with product MTEAEVVERVAAELDAGRGGRIVTPNVDICRAASRDPALRELVNTAELVVADGMPLVWASRLLGRPLPERVTGADLIWSLSKRAARRGWPVYLLGGPPGVAVAAARELTSVFPLLKVAGVESPPPAFDRTLAGRERVLRRVTAARPKVVFVGLGFPRQDQLIASLCRGLPHAWFVGCGAAIAFASGTVPRAPGWMREAGLEWAFRLGSEPGRLARRYLVDDLPFAVRLLTGCLAERCRRR from the coding sequence GTGACCGAGGCCGAAGTGGTCGAGCGCGTCGCCGCCGAGCTGGACGCGGGGCGCGGGGGCCGGATCGTCACCCCCAACGTCGACATCTGCCGCGCCGCCTCCAGGGACCCGGCCCTGCGCGAGCTGGTCAACACCGCCGAGCTCGTCGTCGCCGACGGCATGCCGCTCGTGTGGGCGTCGCGGCTGCTCGGCCGCCCGTTGCCCGAACGGGTCACCGGCGCCGACCTGATCTGGTCGCTGAGCAAGCGAGCCGCCCGCCGCGGCTGGCCGGTCTACCTGCTGGGCGGGCCCCCGGGGGTGGCCGTGGCCGCCGCTCGCGAGCTGACGAGCGTCTTCCCGCTGCTGAAGGTCGCCGGGGTGGAGTCGCCGCCGCCCGCCTTCGACCGCACCCTCGCGGGCCGGGAGCGGGTGCTGCGCCGGGTGACGGCGGCGCGGCCGAAGGTGGTGTTCGTGGGGCTCGGGTTCCCGCGGCAGGACCAGCTCATCGCCTCGCTGTGCCGCGGCCTGCCCCACGCGTGGTTCGTCGGCTGCGGGGCGGCCATCGCGTTCGCCTCCGGCACGGTGCCCCGGGCGCCCGGCTGGATGCGGGAGGCGGGGCTTGAGTGGGCGTTCCGGCTGGGCAGCGAGCCGGGCCGGTTGGCGCGCCGCTACCTGGTGGACGACCTGCCGTTCGCGGTCCGGCTGCTCACCGGCTGCCTGGCCGAACGCTGCCGGCGGCGGTGA
- a CDS encoding sulfotransferase — protein sequence MTHPSTAARVVFLGGLGRSGTTLLERLLGELPGVAPLGEVVHLWARGVLGAEPCGCGEPFPDCPFWREVGERAFGGWTESLATGLLDLRQRVDRTRRVLRVRHPDLAAYVRAYRRVYDAAAETAGARVVVDSSKHASLAHCLAAGGVPVHVVHVVRDPRAVAHSWRRTVARPEDGRPMTRWGPARTALHWSAQNLALDLLARRGAQVTRLRYEDLVTDPHATLTALAQRLGLPAALPFVTGSTARLTTAHTASGNPMRFTVGPVGLALDESWRSGPHRGLVAALTWPLRRRYGYRGVTA from the coding sequence GTGACTCACCCCTCGACAGCCGCCCGGGTGGTCTTCCTGGGCGGCCTCGGCCGAAGCGGCACCACGCTGCTCGAAAGGCTCCTGGGAGAGCTGCCCGGCGTGGCGCCGCTCGGCGAGGTGGTTCACCTGTGGGCGCGCGGCGTGCTCGGCGCGGAGCCGTGCGGCTGCGGCGAGCCGTTCCCCGACTGCCCGTTCTGGCGCGAGGTGGGGGAGCGGGCGTTCGGCGGCTGGACCGAGTCGCTGGCCACGGGCCTGCTCGACCTGCGGCAGCGCGTCGATCGCACCCGCAGGGTGCTGCGTGTCCGCCATCCCGACCTCGCCGCGTACGTGCGGGCCTACCGGCGCGTCTACGACGCGGCGGCCGAGACGGCCGGCGCCCGTGTCGTCGTCGACTCCAGCAAGCACGCCTCCCTCGCCCACTGCCTGGCGGCGGGCGGGGTCCCCGTCCACGTGGTGCACGTCGTCCGTGATCCGCGGGCCGTCGCCCATTCCTGGCGCCGGACCGTGGCCCGTCCCGAGGACGGCCGCCCGATGACCCGCTGGGGCCCGGCCCGCACCGCCCTCCACTGGAGTGCCCAGAACCTCGCCCTCGACCTCCTCGCCCGCCGCGGCGCCCAGGTGACCCGGCTGCGCTACGAGGACCTGGTCACCGACCCGCACGCCACCCTGACGGCCCTCGCCCAGCGGCTGGGCCTGCCCGCCGCGCTGCCCTTCGTCACCGGCTCGACCGCCCGCCTCACCACGGCCCACACCGCCTCCGGCAACCCGATGCGCTTCACCGTCGGCCCGGTCGGGCTGGCGCTCGACGAGTCGTGGCGGTCCGGCCCCCACCGCGGGCTGGTCGCCGCCCTCACCTGGCCGCTCCGGCGCAGGTACGGCTACCGCGGGGTGACGGCGTGA
- a CDS encoding sulfite exporter TauE/SafE family protein, with amino-acid sequence MIDLPLILGSFLVAVVVGLTGMGGGALMTPMMMLFFNVPPLAAVSSDLVASAVMKPVGSVVHLRRGTVNLRLVAWLCAGSVPAAFCGVFVARAFAVGDGVKYALGVALLLAVAGLVAKTLIGGRGGTAEASDVVVRPIPTLLVGTVGGLIVGVSSVGSGSLIIVALIALYPMLKANQLVGTDLVQAVPLVTSAALGHLLFGDFQLDLTLSLLLGAIPGVYLGARVSSRAPGGLIRALLAIVLLASALKLLDVDNMVTLWILLAAAAVTVAGWRWRVRAAARASSETADLARAR; translated from the coding sequence TTGATCGATCTTCCCCTGATCCTCGGGTCCTTCCTCGTCGCCGTCGTCGTCGGCCTGACCGGCATGGGCGGTGGCGCGCTGATGACGCCGATGATGATGCTGTTCTTCAACGTCCCGCCACTCGCCGCGGTCTCCAGCGACCTGGTGGCCTCGGCCGTGATGAAGCCGGTCGGCAGCGTCGTCCACCTGCGCCGGGGCACGGTCAACCTGCGACTGGTGGCCTGGCTGTGCGCGGGGTCGGTGCCGGCGGCGTTCTGCGGGGTGTTCGTGGCCCGCGCTTTCGCGGTGGGCGACGGCGTGAAGTACGCACTCGGCGTGGCGCTGCTGCTGGCCGTGGCCGGCCTGGTCGCCAAGACCCTGATCGGCGGCAGGGGCGGCACGGCGGAGGCGAGCGACGTCGTCGTGCGCCCCATCCCTACCCTACTGGTCGGTACGGTAGGCGGCCTGATCGTCGGCGTCTCCTCGGTCGGGTCCGGTTCACTCATCATCGTGGCGCTCATCGCGCTCTATCCCATGCTCAAGGCCAACCAGCTCGTCGGCACCGACCTCGTGCAGGCCGTGCCCCTGGTGACCTCGGCGGCGCTGGGCCACCTGCTCTTCGGCGACTTCCAGCTCGACCTCACGCTGTCGCTGCTGCTCGGCGCGATCCCGGGCGTCTACCTCGGCGCCCGTGTCTCCTCCCGGGCCCCGGGCGGCCTCATCCGGGCGCTGCTCGCGATCGTGCTGCTCGCCTCGGCGCTCAAGCTGCTCGACGTGGACAACATGGTCACGCTGTGGATCCTGCTGGCCGCCGCGGCCGTCACCGTCGCCGGCTGGCGATGGCGGGTCAGGGCCGCGGCACGCGCGTCGAGCGAAACAGCGGATCTCGCGCGAGCTCGCTGA
- a CDS encoding Wzz/FepE/Etk N-terminal domain-containing protein — protein sequence MSLPPDSPPRRSGTDLGEHLSLLRRRRLLFAGFLLAGGAAGLGLQWLLPPAYTATTQVLVAPVGAQEQSNQVTARQREPLNLDTEAQVAQSAVVAARAAKLLNATELEPVEVTVPPNSAVLTISVTAATATGAAAQSRAYAEAYLANRTAGAQAALALQQRVMLAKLRQVNTGLDTVTEELSALARGSAEHTRALHRQSVLIRQAASLTLKYDALKTTTVTPGSVISEAVPPEEPSSPSLPLHLGTGLMLGLLAGAAAAQVRDRLDTLLRTPADVERLTGLPVVAALPGDGDARTLHDLASAVIAACPGRRLLVTGVPAGHGVSRVAGALAARTPLSVLDGSDVGDLTRADAAVLTAGLGVATAEQVAEAARRLRRHHVPVIGVVTTAGEPPAAPDPAPGRPHPSLGKLVAGPERGTDPGMASLAGRSRRSPGTRS from the coding sequence ATGAGCCTGCCGCCGGACTCTCCTCCCCGCCGGTCCGGCACGGATCTCGGGGAGCACCTGTCACTGCTGCGTCGGCGCCGGCTCCTCTTCGCCGGGTTCCTCCTGGCCGGCGGCGCGGCCGGGCTGGGGCTGCAGTGGCTGCTGCCACCCGCCTACACCGCGACCACGCAGGTGCTGGTGGCACCGGTCGGCGCGCAGGAGCAGAGCAACCAGGTCACCGCCCGCCAGCGCGAACCGCTCAACCTCGACACCGAGGCCCAGGTGGCGCAGTCGGCCGTCGTCGCGGCGCGGGCCGCCAAGCTGCTCAACGCCACCGAACTGGAGCCCGTCGAGGTGACCGTGCCGCCCAACTCGGCCGTGCTGACGATCTCCGTCACCGCGGCGACGGCCACCGGGGCGGCCGCCCAGTCGCGCGCGTACGCCGAGGCCTACCTCGCCAACCGGACCGCCGGCGCGCAGGCGGCCCTGGCGCTCCAGCAGCGGGTCATGCTCGCCAAGCTCCGGCAGGTCAACACCGGCCTCGACACCGTCACCGAGGAGCTCTCGGCGCTGGCGCGCGGCAGCGCCGAGCACACCCGCGCCCTGCACCGCCAGAGCGTGCTCATCCGGCAGGCCGCCAGCCTCACGCTGAAGTACGACGCGCTGAAGACCACGACGGTGACACCGGGCTCGGTCATCAGCGAGGCCGTCCCGCCGGAGGAGCCCAGCTCCCCCAGCCTGCCGCTCCACCTGGGCACGGGTCTCATGCTCGGGCTGCTCGCCGGGGCGGCCGCGGCCCAGGTGCGCGACCGGCTCGACACCCTGCTGCGCACGCCGGCCGACGTGGAACGCCTCACCGGCCTGCCCGTCGTCGCCGCGCTGCCCGGCGACGGTGACGCGCGGACGCTGCACGACCTGGCGTCCGCCGTGATCGCCGCCTGCCCGGGCAGGCGGCTGCTGGTCACGGGCGTGCCCGCCGGCCACGGCGTCTCCCGGGTGGCGGGCGCGCTGGCGGCGCGGACCCCGCTGTCCGTCCTCGACGGCTCCGACGTGGGCGACCTGACCAGGGCCGACGCCGCCGTGCTGACGGCCGGGCTCGGCGTGGCCACCGCCGAGCAGGTCGCGGAGGCCGCCCGCCGCCTGCGCAGGCACCACGTCCCCGTCATCGGCGTGGTGACCACGGCGGGCGAGCCCCCGGCGGCCCCCGACCCGGCGCCGGGCCGCCCGCACCCCTCGCTGGGCAAGCTCGTCGCGGGCCCCGAGCGGGGCACCGACCCCGGCATGGCGTCGCTGGCCGGGCGATCCCGCCGGTCACCGGGCACCCGGTCGTGA
- a CDS encoding sulfotransferase domain-containing protein — translation MSRGAGRATALARVLPSFLIVGGQRCGTTSLYRALAAHPLLLKPVLHKGVHYFDVAYGRGLPWYQAHFPLRVAAARLARRHGTAPRAFESSPYYLFHPLAGERIAADLPGVKLVVLVRDPVERACSAHAHELARGFESQRCFERALELEAGRLDGAEESLRAGADAVHHSHRHHAYLARGRYADQLDRLEPLFGRERMLVLDSHVFFAEPERVYDRVLEFLGVPHLGYPVFERHNGRGRPAPLPCTVRRRLRDGFEADDRRLARWLGGDPSWRR, via the coding sequence ATGTCGCGCGGCGCCGGGCGGGCGACCGCGCTCGCGCGGGTGCTGCCGTCGTTCCTCATCGTCGGAGGGCAGCGGTGCGGCACCACCTCGCTCTACCGGGCGCTGGCGGCGCATCCGCTGCTGCTCAAGCCGGTGCTGCACAAGGGCGTCCACTACTTCGACGTCGCCTACGGTCGGGGCCTGCCCTGGTACCAGGCGCACTTCCCGCTGCGGGTGGCGGCCGCGCGACTCGCCAGGAGGCACGGGACGGCGCCGCGGGCGTTCGAGTCGTCTCCCTACTACCTGTTCCATCCGCTGGCCGGGGAGCGCATCGCCGCCGACCTGCCCGGGGTGAAGCTGGTCGTGCTGGTCCGCGATCCGGTCGAGCGGGCCTGCTCTGCGCACGCGCACGAGCTGGCCAGGGGGTTCGAGTCGCAGCGGTGCTTCGAGCGGGCCCTGGAGCTGGAGGCCGGGCGGCTGGACGGGGCCGAGGAGAGCCTGCGGGCGGGGGCGGACGCGGTGCACCACTCGCACCGCCACCACGCCTACCTGGCGCGCGGCCGCTACGCCGACCAGCTCGACCGGCTGGAGCCGCTGTTCGGCCGCGAGCGCATGCTGGTGCTCGACAGCCATGTCTTCTTCGCCGAGCCGGAGCGGGTGTACGACCGCGTGCTGGAGTTCCTGGGGGTGCCGCACCTGGGATACCCGGTGTTCGAGCGGCACAACGGGCGGGGGCGGCCGGCGCCGCTGCCGTGCACCGTGCGGCGGCGGCTGCGCGACGGGTTCGAGGCGGACGACCGGCGGCTGGCGCGCTGGCTGGGCGGTGACCCGTCATGGCGGCGCTGA
- a CDS encoding glycosyltransferase family 2 protein, whose amino-acid sequence MQQSVGVVIPTRGDRPHHLRAAVAAALAQDHPGRTHLVVVADGADPAAVAGQLAGLRPVRVLPNHRTPGLPGARNTGIAACDTDLIACCDDDDEWLPGKLAAQLAALDTGAEFVSCGIEVDYGGRRVPRLAGTATVTEDDLLRSRMVMVHSSTFLFRHGTLLADESAPGGQNEDWDLALRAARRRPLANVDRPLVRVRWGASHYVTRWGDRIAGLEWMLARHPRLAACPRGAARVYGQLAFHHAALGHRRAALRWAMRALSARAAEPRVPIALAVAAGLVPAPAVLALLHGRGHGI is encoded by the coding sequence ATGCAGCAGTCCGTCGGCGTGGTGATCCCCACGCGGGGCGACCGGCCCCACCACCTGCGCGCCGCCGTCGCCGCGGCGCTGGCCCAGGACCACCCGGGCCGCACGCATCTCGTCGTCGTCGCCGACGGGGCCGACCCGGCGGCCGTAGCCGGGCAACTGGCCGGCCTGCGGCCCGTACGCGTGCTGCCCAACCACCGGACCCCCGGCCTGCCCGGGGCGCGCAACACCGGCATCGCCGCGTGCGACACCGACCTGATCGCCTGCTGCGACGACGACGACGAGTGGCTGCCGGGCAAGCTCGCCGCCCAGCTCGCCGCGCTCGACACCGGCGCCGAGTTCGTGAGCTGCGGCATCGAGGTCGACTACGGCGGGCGCCGGGTGCCCCGCCTGGCCGGCACCGCCACGGTGACGGAGGACGACCTCCTCCGGTCTCGCATGGTCATGGTGCACTCGTCCACGTTCCTGTTCAGGCACGGCACGCTGCTGGCCGACGAGAGCGCGCCCGGCGGCCAGAACGAGGACTGGGACCTGGCCCTGCGCGCCGCCCGGCGCCGGCCGCTGGCGAACGTCGACCGGCCCCTCGTCCGGGTCCGCTGGGGCGCCTCCCACTACGTCACCCGCTGGGGCGACCGCATCGCCGGGCTCGAATGGATGCTCGCCCGGCACCCCCGCCTGGCCGCCTGCCCGCGCGGCGCCGCCCGCGTCTACGGCCAGCTCGCCTTCCACCACGCCGCGCTGGGACACCGGCGCGCGGCGCTGCGGTGGGCGATGCGCGCCCTGTCCGCGCGGGCCGCCGAACCCCGCGTTCCCATCGCGCTCGCGGTCGCGGCGGGGCTCGTGCCCGCGCCCGCGGTCCTCGCTCTCCTCCACGGCAGGGGGCACGGCATTTGA
- the cysC gene encoding adenylyl-sulfate kinase yields the protein MEWTPGARELADLELLLSGAFHPLTGFLGHDDLHAVHERGTLADGTPWPAPATLRLPDEAAPGDEVTLLDPEGVPLAVLTVTERGHDGLAAGPVRPLGAPEHGPFARLHRTPAQVREELGGRAALAVTMRGPLDDLTEITATAKELDAVVLLLPLSYGEPGPAVVRAALRAKERLPADTLVVPVPLAPREEPEIDLELREHVATAYGAAEHLAGPEPVSIPGPPHRRGLVVFFTGLSGSGKSTIARGLRDALLELGTRTVTHLDGDVVRALLSKGLTFSKADRDLNIRRIGFVAAEAARHGGLAICAPIAPYAATRDEVREMVESVGADFLLVHVATPLEECERRDRKGLYAKARAGLIPEFTGVSDPYEEPDDADLVIDTTHLSIEAAVTRVLGALRSGGWVR from the coding sequence GTGGAGTGGACCCCCGGCGCACGGGAGCTGGCCGACCTCGAGCTGCTGCTGTCCGGAGCCTTCCACCCGCTGACGGGCTTCCTCGGCCACGACGACCTGCACGCCGTCCACGAGCGCGGCACGCTCGCCGACGGCACGCCCTGGCCGGCACCGGCGACGCTGCGCCTGCCCGACGAGGCCGCCCCCGGTGACGAGGTCACGCTGCTCGACCCCGAGGGCGTGCCGCTGGCCGTGCTGACCGTGACCGAGCGCGGCCACGACGGGCTGGCCGCCGGCCCGGTCAGGCCGCTCGGCGCGCCGGAGCACGGCCCGTTCGCCCGGCTGCACCGCACTCCCGCGCAGGTGCGCGAGGAGCTCGGCGGGCGCGCGGCGCTGGCGGTCACGATGCGGGGCCCGCTCGACGACCTCACCGAGATCACCGCCACGGCCAAGGAGCTCGACGCGGTGGTCCTGCTGCTCCCCCTCTCCTACGGCGAGCCGGGTCCGGCGGTGGTGCGGGCCGCGCTGCGGGCCAAGGAACGGCTGCCGGCGGACACCCTGGTCGTGCCCGTCCCCCTCGCCCCGCGCGAGGAGCCCGAGATCGACCTGGAGCTGCGCGAGCACGTCGCCACCGCCTACGGCGCGGCCGAGCACCTGGCCGGGCCCGAGCCGGTCAGCATCCCCGGCCCGCCCCACCGCAGGGGGCTCGTGGTGTTCTTCACCGGTCTGTCCGGATCGGGCAAGTCGACGATCGCCCGCGGCCTGCGCGACGCGCTGCTGGAGCTCGGCACCCGCACCGTCACCCACCTCGACGGCGACGTGGTGCGCGCGCTGCTGTCGAAGGGCCTGACGTTCTCCAAGGCCGATCGCGACCTCAACATCCGGCGCATCGGCTTCGTCGCCGCCGAGGCCGCCCGCCACGGCGGCCTGGCCATCTGCGCCCCCATCGCCCCCTACGCGGCCACGCGCGACGAGGTGCGCGAGATGGTCGAGTCGGTCGGGGCCGACTTCCTCCTGGTGCACGTCGCCACACCGCTGGAGGAGTGCGAGCGCCGTGACCGCAAGGGCCTGTACGCCAAGGCCCGCGCCGGGCTCATCCCCGAGTTCACCGGCGTCTCCGACCCCTACGAGGAGCCGGACGACGCCGACCTCGTCATCGACACCACGCACCTTTCGATCGAGGCGGCCGTCACCCGGGTTCTGGGCGCGCTGCGGAGCGGAGGATGGGTTCGTTGA
- a CDS encoding glycoside hydrolase family 26 protein gives MTLAALAACSDAGRPRPPAAERAGPPPATAATQGPPEARPVQAAPRGAPACTVTDKLIPSCGAWWGLAPEIFTGAPVDRALRGAEARMGSRADIVHVYHRGKELFPTEREIGLARDKDGPRLLLVNWKPSMEHTWAEISDGAVDRRIDRLAAHVRRAFPERFFLTIHHEPENDVDPGPGSGMQAADYAAMYRHVVLRLREKGVRNAVTVMTYMGAPNWAAKPWFGELYPGDDVVDWVAMDPYADGRVRDFDGLVNKTRAEYARWPGFYRWTQLHFPGKPVMVAEWGVFERSGDRSFKRRFFASVRARMSAYPQIKALVYFDSPHAPRGDTRFDTEPEAQRAFSELARDPLFRSTRVPRP, from the coding sequence TTGACGCTCGCGGCACTCGCCGCGTGCTCCGACGCGGGCCGCCCGCGTCCGCCCGCCGCCGAACGGGCGGGCCCGCCGCCGGCGACGGCCGCGACCCAGGGGCCGCCCGAGGCCCGTCCCGTGCAGGCGGCGCCGCGTGGCGCGCCGGCCTGCACGGTCACCGACAAGCTCATCCCGTCCTGCGGGGCCTGGTGGGGGCTGGCTCCGGAGATCTTCACCGGCGCGCCGGTGGACCGGGCGCTGCGCGGCGCGGAGGCCAGGATGGGGTCGCGGGCCGACATCGTGCACGTCTACCACCGGGGCAAGGAGCTGTTCCCCACGGAGCGGGAGATCGGGCTGGCCCGCGACAAGGACGGGCCGAGGCTGCTGCTCGTCAACTGGAAGCCGTCGATGGAGCACACCTGGGCGGAGATCTCCGACGGCGCCGTGGACCGCCGGATCGACCGCCTGGCCGCGCATGTGCGCCGTGCGTTCCCCGAGCGGTTCTTCCTGACCATCCACCACGAGCCGGAGAACGACGTGGATCCCGGGCCGGGCTCCGGCATGCAGGCGGCCGACTACGCCGCGATGTACCGCCACGTGGTGCTCCGGCTGCGCGAGAAGGGGGTGCGCAACGCCGTCACGGTCATGACGTACATGGGGGCGCCCAACTGGGCGGCCAAGCCGTGGTTCGGCGAGCTGTACCCGGGCGACGACGTGGTCGACTGGGTGGCGATGGACCCCTACGCCGACGGCCGGGTCCGCGACTTCGACGGCCTGGTCAACAAGACCCGCGCCGAGTACGCCCGCTGGCCGGGTTTCTACCGGTGGACGCAGCTCCACTTTCCCGGCAAGCCGGTCATGGTGGCGGAGTGGGGGGTGTTCGAACGGTCCGGCGACCGGTCGTTCAAGCGGCGCTTCTTCGCGTCCGTACGTGCCCGGATGAGCGCTTACCCGCAGATCAAGGCGCTGGTCTACTTCGACTCGCCACACGCGCCGCGCGGCGACACCAGGTTCGACACCGAGCCGGAGGCCCAGCGGGCGTTCAGCGAGCTCGCGCGAGATCCGCTGTTTCGCTCGACGCGCGTGCCGCGGCCCTGA
- a CDS encoding sulfotransferase: MTAPAPARRPILVTGLPRSGTSWTGKMLAAGGEAVYVNEPLNPQHPPGRCPGVLRATVTHRFQYICDDNAADWLPAFRDTVALRYRFLPELRANRSPYDLARLLRYGTSFTLGRLTRRRALLDDPFAVLSAGWFAARLGCTVIALERDPVSFVASWQRLGWTVYFHELLEQPLLVRDHPELLGLRALVGSQDRVLKAATLWRVTHGILARTPGIHLVRYEDLAADPVRGFQRLYGLAGLSWSAAAERRVRRACTGPADRGSAWPGLSWTGFTARGFAWSGLSRTAFRPMDSRLAVERAARGLTPAEVSRIRELTAAGSVRPGSR; the protein is encoded by the coding sequence ATGACCGCCCCGGCTCCGGCGCGGCGGCCGATCCTGGTGACGGGGCTGCCGAGGAGCGGCACGAGCTGGACCGGCAAGATGCTCGCCGCCGGCGGCGAGGCCGTCTACGTCAACGAGCCGCTCAACCCGCAGCACCCGCCCGGCCGGTGCCCCGGTGTCCTGCGTGCCACCGTCACCCACCGCTTCCAGTACATCTGCGACGACAACGCCGCCGACTGGCTGCCCGCCTTCCGCGACACGGTCGCGCTGCGCTACCGGTTCCTGCCGGAGCTGCGCGCCAACCGCTCGCCGTACGACCTCGCCCGCCTGCTCAGGTACGGCACGTCGTTCACGCTGGGGCGGCTGACCCGGCGGCGGGCGCTGCTCGACGACCCCTTCGCGGTGCTGTCGGCGGGCTGGTTCGCCGCCCGCCTGGGCTGCACGGTGATCGCCCTCGAACGCGACCCGGTGTCGTTCGTGGCGAGCTGGCAGCGGCTGGGATGGACCGTCTACTTCCACGAACTGCTCGAACAGCCCCTCCTCGTCCGCGACCACCCCGAACTGCTCGGCCTGCGCGCCCTCGTCGGCTCCCAGGACCGCGTGCTCAAGGCGGCCACGCTGTGGCGGGTCACGCACGGCATCCTCGCCCGCACCCCCGGCATCCACCTCGTCCGCTACGAGGACCTGGCGGCCGACCCGGTGCGCGGCTTCCAGCGCCTGTACGGCCTCGCGGGCCTGTCGTGGTCGGCCGCCGCCGAACGTCGCGTCAGGCGGGCCTGCACGGGCCCGGCGGACCGGGGATCCGCGTGGCCGGGGCTCTCGTGGACGGGGTTCACGGCTCGGGGTTTCGCGTGGTCGGGGCTGTCGCGGACGGCGTTCCGGCCGATGGACTCGCGGCTGGCCGTGGAACGGGCCGCCCGAGGGCTGACGCCCGCCGAGGTGTCGCGGATCCGCGAGCTCACCGCCGCCGGCAGCGTTCGGCCAGGCAGCCGGTGA
- a CDS encoding lipopolysaccharide biosynthesis protein produces the protein MAALTRAARARAALTRVPMTRAVRARAGRLPVAGGTVVGRVARGGLAGVGAAVVTALAQFALVMVVTRTFSVEVAGAFLTATALALMAAGVAKLDAGNGLVFFIVRARTAGYRGISGYIRAGLVPGLVAATVAGLALHPHLGFLAPALPVMVAADVLLAATRGFGAMRPTVVLDGVLLPTAQLLLVTAAAWLLTATPRGLSPQTWLGLAWAAPYAAVLVLAAAALRGHLPRTPYLPGTCRDLWRHTAPRSVAAAIQAVFQRLDIVVVAVLGGPAQAAVYAAATRFKVVGQLANQGLAQAAQPRLVRALADGELERARELYQATTAWLVVLTWPVWLGYALLAPWVLRLFGAEYGSGVPVALVLAATMMVATACGMVDVVLTAAGHTTASLGNLVTAVAATVALDLALIPAHGALGAALGWSGGMLLKNALPLWQLHRRYGLRPFGRHSLAALRVRTWAAA, from the coding sequence ATGGCGGCGCTGACCCGTGCCGCGCGTGCCCGCGCGGCGCTGACCCGGGTGCCGATGACCCGGGCGGTGCGGGCTCGTGCGGGCCGCCTCCCCGTGGCGGGTGGGACGGTGGTGGGGCGGGTCGCGCGGGGCGGGCTGGCCGGGGTGGGCGCGGCCGTGGTGACCGCTCTGGCGCAGTTCGCGCTGGTGATGGTGGTGACCCGGACGTTCAGCGTGGAGGTGGCGGGGGCGTTCCTGACCGCCACGGCGCTGGCGCTCATGGCGGCGGGGGTGGCGAAGCTGGACGCGGGCAACGGGCTGGTGTTCTTCATCGTCCGGGCCAGGACGGCCGGTTACCGCGGCATTTCCGGATATATCCGGGCGGGGCTGGTGCCGGGTCTGGTGGCCGCCACGGTCGCCGGGCTGGCCCTGCACCCCCACCTCGGCTTCCTCGCGCCGGCGCTCCCGGTGATGGTCGCCGCCGACGTGCTGCTCGCCGCCACCCGCGGGTTCGGCGCCATGCGGCCCACCGTGGTCCTCGACGGGGTGCTGCTGCCCACCGCCCAGCTCCTGCTCGTGACCGCCGCCGCCTGGCTCCTCACCGCCACGCCGCGGGGCCTCTCGCCGCAGACCTGGCTGGGGCTGGCGTGGGCGGCGCCGTACGCGGCGGTGCTCGTCCTGGCCGCGGCGGCGCTGCGGGGCCACCTGCCGCGCACGCCGTACCTGCCGGGGACCTGCCGCGACCTGTGGCGGCACACCGCGCCCCGGTCGGTGGCGGCAGCGATCCAGGCGGTGTTCCAGCGGCTGGACATCGTGGTCGTGGCCGTGCTGGGCGGCCCGGCGCAGGCCGCCGTCTACGCCGCCGCCACCCGCTTCAAGGTCGTGGGCCAGCTCGCCAACCAGGGACTCGCCCAGGCCGCCCAGCCACGCCTGGTCCGCGCGCTCGCGGACGGCGAGCTCGAACGGGCCCGCGAGCTGTACCAGGCGACGACGGCGTGGCTGGTGGTGCTCACCTGGCCGGTCTGGCTCGGGTACGCCCTGCTCGCGCCGTGGGTGCTGCGTCTGTTCGGGGCGGAGTACGGCTCCGGGGTGCCGGTGGCGCTGGTGCTGGCGGCCACGATGATGGTCGCGACGGCCTGCGGCATGGTCGACGTCGTGCTGACCGCCGCCGGGCACACCACGGCCAGCCTCGGCAACCTCGTCACCGCCGTCGCCGCCACCGTCGCCCTCGACCTCGCGCTGATCCCGGCGCACGGGGCGCTCGGAGCCGCGCTCGGCTGGTCGGGCGGCATGCTGCTGAAGAACGCCCTGCCGCTCTGGCAGCTCCACCGCCGCTACGGCCTGCGCCCCTTCGGCCGCCACAGCCTGGCCGCGCTCCGGGTCCGCACCTGGGCGGCGGCATGA